A window of Pyxidicoccus xibeiensis genomic DNA:
GTGAGCCCGTCACCGGTGCTTCCGAGGGCGTGGCCCCGGAGGCGGTCTCCGCGCCCGCGACGGAGGAAGGCACCCCCGTGGCGATGCAGTCGCCCGAGCCGCCTCCGCCTGCCGCCACCGCGCTGAGCGAAATCATCCCTTCTCCCGCGACTGACGGGGCCACGCCGGCCCCGGCCGCGCGTCCGGCCGAGGTGTCCGGTGAGCGCCGCACGCCGCGCGAGGCCCGCGAGGCGCGTGAGCCCCGCGCCCGCGAGGGCCGTGAGAAGGAGCGCGAGAAGGACAAGGACAAGGAGAAGGGCCGGCGCCCGCAGGAGGAGAAGCGCCGCGACAAGCGCGACGAGGACAAGGAGAAGCCCAAGCAGCGCCGGACGGACAAGATTGAGGACCTGCTGAAGGTGGGCCAGGAAGTCGTCGTCCAGATTTCCAAGGACCCCATCGGCACCAAGGGCGCGCGCCTCACCTCGCACATCTCCATCCCCGGCCGGCACCTGGTGTTCATGCCGACGGTGGACCATGTGGGCATCAGCCGCCGCATCTCCAACGAGAAGGAGCGCCGGCGGCTGCGCGACATCGTGGACAAGATGCGCCCGCCCGGGACGGGCTTCATCGTCCGCACGGTGGCGGAGAACGTGCCGCAGGAGAAGCTCGAGAGCGACATCCGGTTCCTCATCGAGGTGTGGAACCAGGTAGTGCGCCGCAACGAGAAGCGCGGCGGCCCCGGCCTGCTGCACCCGGACCTGGACCTCATCCTGCGCGCCACGCGAGACCTCTTCGCGCACGACGTGGAGAAGCTCGTCGTCGATGACCGCGAGGAGTACGAGCGCATCCTCGGCTTCGTCACCGCGCAGGACCCGGCGCTGCGGGACAGGGTGGCGCTGCACGAGGGCGACGACACCGTCTTCGACGCGTACGGCATCGAGCAGGAGCTGCAGCGCGCCACCCAGCGCAAGGTGTGGCTGAAGAGCGGCGGCTACCTCATCATCGACCAGGCCGAGGCGCTCACCGCCATCGACGTCAACTCGGGCCGCTACGTCGGCAAGAAGAGCCTCGAGGAGACGATTACGAAGATCAACGTCGAGGCAGCCAAGGAGATCGTCTACCAGCTCCGGCTGCGCAACATCGGCGGCATCATCATCTGCGACTTCATCGACATGGAGAAGGCGCAGAACCGGGACAAGGTCTTCAAGGCGCTGCAGGAGGCGCTGGGCCGCGACAAGGCGAAGACGAACGTGCTGCGCATCTCCGAGCTGGGCCTGGTGGAGATGACGCGCAAGCGCGTGCGCGAGTCCATTGGCCGGATGCTGCACGAGGACTGCCCGTACTGCGACGGCAACGGCTTCGTGAAGACGGCCACCACCGTGGCGTACGAAATCTTCCGCGAGATTCGCCGCGAGGCGCCCGGCTACAAGGACTCCACGCTGGTCATCAACTGCAACGCGGAAGTGGCGCGGCTGCTCCAGGGCGAGGAGCGCAACGAGCTGCGGCACCTGATGGACCGGTACAACAAGTCCATCCAGGTCAAGGCGCAGCAGAACTACCACCGCGAGCAGTACGACATCTACGGCCGCTCGGCCACGGGCCCCGAGCACAAGGTGGCCTCGTCGCCGGGCTCCGGTGACGGCGAGCTGGCGATGCAGCAGCGCAAGCCGGACAGCAACGGCGGCGGCTACGGGCGCCAGGACCAGGGCCGGCGCGGTGGCAGGGACCGGGGTGAGCGTGGCGGCGACCGGGGTGGCGAGCGCGGCGGTGGTGGCGAGCGCGGCGGTGAGCGCGGAGACCGGCGAGATGGCCGGCGTCCCGACCGTGGCGGCGACCGGCCCCGGGGAGACCGTGGCGGCGAGCAGCGTGGCGGCGAGCAGCGTGGCGGCGAGCAGCGTGGCGGCGAGCAGCGTGGCGGCGAGCGCGGCGGCGACCGGGGTGGCGAGCAGCGCGGAGAGCGCGGCGGCGAGCAGCGCGGAGACCGGGGTGGCGAGCGCGCGGGTGGCGAGCGCGGCGAGCGTGACCGGGGTGGTGAGCGCGGCGGTGGTGAGCGGGGCGAGCGCCGGGGCGGCGAGCGTGGGGACCGCGGTGAGCGGGGCGAGCGCGGTGGCGGTCCGTCCTCATCGGGCGGCGGCAGCGCTGGCGGGGGTGAGTCGGGTGGTGCCTCGACGCCTCCCACGTCGTCGGGCGGCGGCTCGGAGCCTTCGGGCGGCGGGACGACCTGAGCAATGAATGAGGTCGGCTCCCGGCCCCGGTGCCACGAAGAGGCATGGGGCAGGGAGCCGAGCAGGCAGGCTCATTCCGCGCCGTGAAGCTTCCTGGCACGGAGTTCCGAGCCGGCCATGTCGGGCAGCATCCCCTGGCCGTCCACCCTCCCCTGGGGTGGGCTGGCCCCGGGGGCCTCGGATTGGCTAGCCTTGGGGTCCCATGCTGCGGGGCGTTGTCAGCTCCCGGGCCCGGCCAGCGCTCCCACGTGATTTCCTCCCTTCCCCCCTGCGGGCCGCCCCTTGTGGGGACGCCATGATGCCCAATCCGCTTCCGTGGCTGAGGGCGACTCGCGACAGGACGAAGGCCTGGGCCCTGCGACTGTGGGAGCCCGTCCGGGACACCCCCGTGGGGCTGTTCGCGATGGACACCCTCCTGGCCGCGCGAACGGTGGCCCAGGGCTTTCGGGGGGAGAACCTCCGGCTGCGGGCCGCCGCGCTCACGTACGTCAGCATGTTCTCGATGGTGCCGCTGCTTACCGTGGCCCTGGTGCTGCTGACGGCCTTCCACCAGGAGGCGTTCAAGGAGAAGCTGCGCGACGTCGTGGGCGAGCTGCTGGACCCGGGAGTGCGAGGCAAGTCCTCCGCGTTCCTCGACCGGTTCCTGAGGCCCAGCAACTCCGTCGCCATCGGCAGCGTGGGGTTCCTCGCCGTCATGCTGTCCGCGGGCTCGCTGCTGCGGCAGTTGGATGGCGCGGTGAACGAGCTGTGGGGCATCCGCCGCCAGC
This region includes:
- a CDS encoding Rne/Rng family ribonuclease; amino-acid sequence: MSSILVINAAGRETRVALVEGGHIAEFYLERKKDKGVVGNIYKGRVVRVLPGMQAAFVDIGLEKAAFLYVSDVVYDPDFARAQFELTEGEHEDAPDVPTESEADAAEAMAHTRGPAAVEAEAEELAGEAAAHLTESLPRDTVMELAANAPAVPIPEPTPAPVEAAPEAVEPPAAAEPVAAEPVAASEAQAPVMEVPAAPAALVVEAAPAGEPVTGASEGVAPEAVSAPATEEGTPVAMQSPEPPPPAATALSEIIPSPATDGATPAPAARPAEVSGERRTPREAREAREPRAREGREKEREKDKDKEKGRRPQEEKRRDKRDEDKEKPKQRRTDKIEDLLKVGQEVVVQISKDPIGTKGARLTSHISIPGRHLVFMPTVDHVGISRRISNEKERRRLRDIVDKMRPPGTGFIVRTVAENVPQEKLESDIRFLIEVWNQVVRRNEKRGGPGLLHPDLDLILRATRDLFAHDVEKLVVDDREEYERILGFVTAQDPALRDRVALHEGDDTVFDAYGIEQELQRATQRKVWLKSGGYLIIDQAEALTAIDVNSGRYVGKKSLEETITKINVEAAKEIVYQLRLRNIGGIIICDFIDMEKAQNRDKVFKALQEALGRDKAKTNVLRISELGLVEMTRKRVRESIGRMLHEDCPYCDGNGFVKTATTVAYEIFREIRREAPGYKDSTLVINCNAEVARLLQGEERNELRHLMDRYNKSIQVKAQQNYHREQYDIYGRSATGPEHKVASSPGSGDGELAMQQRKPDSNGGGYGRQDQGRRGGRDRGERGGDRGGERGGGGERGGERGDRRDGRRPDRGGDRPRGDRGGEQRGGEQRGGEQRGGEQRGGERGGDRGGEQRGERGGEQRGDRGGERAGGERGERDRGGERGGGERGERRGGERGDRGERGERGGGPSSSGGGSAGGGESGGASTPPTSSGGGSEPSGGGTT